In candidate division KSB1 bacterium, the following proteins share a genomic window:
- the purD gene encoding phosphoribosylamine--glycine ligase, whose protein sequence is MKVLVVGGGGREHALVWKLAQSPQVRKLYCAPGNAGIAQIAECVDIAPTDIRRLLDFAKKQRIALTVVGPEAPLVLGIVDEFAKKGLRIFGPTAAAAALEGSKAFAKEFAHRHGIPTAAFAIFRDPQTAWQYIERHPLPLVIKADGLAAGKGAIVCETLEQARAALHTIMVQRAFGPAGDVVVIEEFLQGEEASLLVLTDGDTYRCLAPAQDHKRIFDGDQGPNTGGMGAYAPAPVVDAKQLRRIEEELVRPTIQGMRQEGHPYGGVLYLGLMLTAAGPRLVEYNCRFGDPETQAVLPLLEGDLAALMNATIEGTLAKETFAQNKAAAVCVVVASAGYPGAYDKGKPISGLDHEFPDNVLLFHAGTKRNNGQVVTDGGRVLGVTAVSDSIPQAIRDAYAAVKQITFDGAYYRKDIGARALEHLRRRQLGKGHD, encoded by the coding sequence ATGAAGGTACTGGTGGTCGGCGGTGGAGGAAGAGAGCACGCCTTGGTCTGGAAGCTCGCGCAGAGCCCCCAGGTGCGCAAGCTCTATTGTGCGCCTGGCAATGCAGGCATCGCCCAGATAGCTGAATGCGTGGACATTGCCCCCACGGACATCCGCCGCCTGCTGGACTTTGCCAAGAAGCAGCGCATCGCCCTTACGGTCGTGGGACCTGAGGCACCCTTAGTGCTGGGGATCGTCGACGAGTTCGCGAAAAAGGGGCTGCGCATCTTCGGGCCGACTGCTGCGGCAGCTGCTCTGGAGGGCAGCAAGGCCTTTGCCAAGGAATTTGCCCATCGCCATGGCATCCCTACCGCAGCTTTTGCCATTTTCCGCGATCCACAGACCGCCTGGCAGTACATAGAACGCCACCCCTTGCCTTTAGTGATAAAGGCGGACGGCCTTGCTGCCGGCAAAGGGGCCATCGTCTGCGAGACGCTGGAGCAGGCGCGCGCAGCCTTGCACACCATCATGGTGCAGCGGGCTTTTGGGCCGGCCGGCGACGTGGTGGTCATCGAGGAGTTTCTCCAGGGGGAGGAGGCCTCGCTACTCGTGCTCACAGACGGCGACACCTACCGTTGCCTGGCTCCGGCCCAGGACCACAAGCGCATATTTGACGGCGATCAGGGGCCCAACACCGGCGGCATGGGGGCCTATGCCCCCGCGCCGGTGGTGGATGCTAAGCAGCTCCGCCGCATCGAAGAGGAGCTGGTGCGGCCGACCATCCAGGGAATGCGACAGGAAGGTCACCCCTACGGCGGTGTCCTCTACTTGGGGCTCATGCTCACCGCTGCGGGGCCACGTTTGGTGGAGTACAACTGCCGGTTCGGTGACCCGGAGACGCAGGCCGTGCTGCCGCTTCTGGAAGGCGACTTGGCGGCGCTCATGAATGCAACGATCGAGGGGACGCTGGCAAAAGAGACCTTTGCCCAAAACAAGGCTGCGGCCGTGTGCGTGGTTGTCGCCTCCGCAGGGTACCCAGGTGCCTATGACAAAGGCAAGCCTATCTCCGGCCTGGACCACGAGTTTCCGGACAACGTGCTCCTCTTCCATGCCGGCACGAAGAGGAACAACGGCCAGGTGGTCACTGACGGCGGCCGCGTGTTAGGCGTCACGGCCGTGAGCGACAGCATCCCCCAGGCCATCCGCGACGCTTACGCGGCAGTCAAGCAGATAACTTTTGATGGCGCCTACTACCGCAAGGATATTGGGGCACGCGCTTTGGAACACCTGCGACGCAGACAGCTGGGAAAGGGACACGATTGA
- the uvrB gene encoding excinuclease ABC subunit UvrB — protein sequence MSRFELVTDLEPKGDQPKAIAELTEGILRGQRFQTLLGVTGSGKTFTMAHVIANVDRPTLVISHNKTLAAQLYGEFKGFFPHDAVEYFISYYDYYQPEAYVPQTDTYIEKDTSINEEIDRLRLKATSSLLSRRDVIIVASVSCIYGLGSPEDWQALLVFVERGQRIDRDELLSRLVDIHYTRNDIAFSRGTFRVRGDVVELIPAYEEDALRIEMFGDEIEAIYGVDVLTGEIKAELERTAIYPAKHYVTTFPKLEQAIKSIEAELQERLEYFRAHDKLLEAQRLEMRTRYDLEMLRELGYCPGIENYSRHLSGRGPGERPYTLLDYFPKDFIVFIDESHVTIPQIQGMYHGDRSRKETLVEYGFRLPSALDNRPLRFDEFESLLNQAVFVSATPAEYELEKCQGVVVEQIIRPTGLVDPEIVVKPIKGQIDDLVKEIRERVARNERTLVTTLTKRMAEDLTDYLAGLDIRVRYLHSEIDALDRVEILRDLRLAEFDVLVGINLLREGLDLPEVSLIAVLDADKEGFLRSERSLIQVAGRAARNAAGRVIFYADQMTSSMQRAIEETNRRRLMQQQYNEEHGITPTTIYKSVEDVLGATRVADAKGSKWARAAERTQSLAARWRRMTPVEREQLIAQLEAEMMEAARRLEFERAAELRDQIDALQGRSRKLKVQF from the coding sequence ATGAGCCGCTTCGAATTAGTGACTGACCTTGAACCCAAGGGCGATCAGCCTAAGGCCATCGCCGAGCTGACCGAGGGCATCCTGCGCGGCCAGCGCTTCCAGACTCTGCTGGGGGTCACCGGCAGCGGCAAGACTTTTACCATGGCGCACGTCATCGCCAACGTGGATCGACCCACCCTGGTCATCTCCCACAACAAGACCCTGGCTGCCCAGCTCTACGGCGAATTCAAGGGCTTCTTCCCGCACGACGCCGTCGAGTATTTCATCAGCTATTACGACTACTACCAGCCGGAAGCCTACGTGCCGCAGACGGACACCTACATCGAGAAGGACACCTCCATCAACGAGGAGATCGACCGCCTCCGCCTGAAAGCCACCAGCTCGCTCCTGTCCCGGCGCGATGTCATCATCGTCGCCTCGGTCTCCTGTATCTACGGCCTGGGGAGTCCGGAGGACTGGCAGGCGTTGCTGGTCTTTGTGGAGCGCGGCCAAAGAATCGACCGCGACGAGCTCCTTTCTCGGCTGGTGGACATCCATTATACACGCAACGATATCGCCTTCAGTCGGGGCACCTTTCGCGTGCGAGGGGACGTGGTGGAGCTCATCCCCGCCTACGAGGAAGACGCGCTGCGCATCGAGATGTTCGGCGACGAAATCGAGGCCATCTACGGCGTGGATGTGCTCACGGGCGAAATCAAGGCGGAACTGGAGCGCACGGCTATTTATCCCGCCAAGCATTATGTGACCACTTTCCCGAAGTTGGAGCAGGCGATCAAAAGCATCGAGGCCGAGCTCCAGGAGCGGCTGGAGTACTTTCGGGCGCACGACAAGCTCTTGGAGGCACAGCGCCTGGAAATGCGCACCCGTTATGACTTGGAGATGTTGCGGGAACTGGGCTACTGTCCAGGCATCGAGAACTATTCGCGCCACCTCTCCGGCAGGGGGCCTGGCGAACGGCCGTACACCCTTTTGGACTATTTCCCCAAGGACTTTATCGTTTTCATCGACGAGTCGCACGTGACCATTCCGCAGATCCAGGGCATGTACCACGGGGACCGATCGCGCAAGGAGACCCTGGTGGAGTATGGATTCCGTCTGCCCTCGGCTTTGGACAACCGCCCGCTGCGCTTTGACGAGTTCGAGTCGCTTCTCAACCAGGCGGTGTTCGTTTCGGCCACCCCTGCGGAGTATGAACTCGAAAAGTGCCAGGGGGTGGTGGTCGAGCAGATTATCCGCCCCACGGGGCTGGTGGACCCGGAGATCGTGGTCAAGCCCATCAAGGGGCAGATCGACGACTTGGTCAAAGAGATTCGCGAGCGGGTAGCGCGCAACGAGCGCACGTTGGTCACCACGCTGACCAAGCGCATGGCCGAGGACCTCACCGACTACTTGGCTGGCCTGGACATTCGCGTGCGCTACTTGCATTCGGAGATCGACGCTTTAGATCGGGTGGAGATCCTGCGCGACCTTCGCCTGGCAGAGTTCGATGTGCTGGTGGGCATCAACCTGCTGCGCGAGGGGCTGGATTTGCCGGAGGTCAGTCTCATCGCGGTGCTGGACGCCGACAAGGAGGGCTTCCTGCGCTCTGAGCGCTCGCTCATTCAAGTGGCGGGCAGGGCCGCGCGCAACGCCGCCGGCAGAGTCATCTTCTACGCCGACCAGATGACTTCCTCCATGCAGCGGGCCATTGAGGAGACAAACCGTCGCCGCCTCATGCAGCAGCAGTACAACGAAGAGCACGGCATCACCCCGACGACAATCTACAAGTCAGTTGAAGACGTGCTCGGGGCCACACGCGTGGCCGACGCCAAAGGGAGCAAGTGGGCGCGCGCTGCCGAGCGCACGCAATCGCTGGCGGCGCGCTGGCGACGGATGACTCCCGTGGAGCGCGAGCAACTCATCGCGCAGCTGGAGGCGGAGATGATGGAAGCCGCCCGACGCTTGGAATTCGAACGGGCGGCCGAACTGCGCGACCAGATCGACGCGCTGCAGGGGAGGAGCAGGAAGCTCAAAGTGCAATTCTAA
- a CDS encoding transposase, protein MEARGELAVVAAHLALAEWARLLAMGRVAHLFGVSWQAVYAAVRRVVAYGLSCRDKTEAFIVGIDEISRRRRHVYHTQVYDLIKRTLLASVPGQMESQLRPMQEFASLLRRHRDGVLAHFELPIDNGLVEAMNASAKAISMRAGGYRSPVFFSTLLLHCLGGLKMPTFVHRFA, encoded by the coding sequence GTGGAAGCAAGGGGAGAGCTCGCTGTCGTAGCCGCTCATTTGGCGCTGGCCGAATGGGCACGGTTGCTGGCCATGGGCAGAGTGGCCCATCTGTTTGGCGTCTCCTGGCAGGCGGTCTATGCGGCAGTCAGGCGCGTGGTAGCCTATGGCCTGTCCTGCCGTGACAAGACAGAGGCCTTCATCGTCGGCATTGATGAGATCAGCCGCAGGAGGCGACATGTCTATCACACGCAGGTTTATGACCTCATAAAGAGGACCCTTTTGGCCAGCGTGCCGGGTCAGATGGAGTCCCAACTCCGCCCGATGCAAGAGTTCGCCTCCCTGCTCAGGAGGCATCGCGATGGGGTGCTGGCTCACTTTGAGCTTCCCATTGACAACGGCCTTGTGGAGGCAATGAATGCCAGTGCCAAGGCGATCAGCATGAGGGCAGGGGGCTATCGATCCCCAGTGTTCTTTTCTACCCTGTTGCTCCACTGTCTCGGTGGCCTCAAGATGCCCACATTCGTGCACAGATTCGCGTGA
- a CDS encoding lamin tail domain-containing protein encodes MKKLSYGAALVVAAWLLAGALYAQSTILLNEVYSRGTNENPDWIELYNAGTQPVDIAGFKIFDNGGKAGTKPKKEFPAGTVLQPLGVYVVVTEDGTASAFGLSSSGETVWLEDATGAVIDTVAFPALATAESYGRYPDGGGWRILKRVTRGSLNGVLRMNEIYSRGTTSDPDWIEVYNASLDTVDISGYKIYDNAGQAGTKPKKLFPGGTVLPPNGFVVIVTDNTGDAADFGLSSNGEWVWLEDTAGVVIDSVAFPAMDVAQSYSRVPDGGPWQLVSVITRGSSNGSPVRVAEQPAVLGTYHLSQNYPNPFNPTTYVELYLPHNTHVSMVILNVIGQKVKEVVDAPLAAGSHRIVVDGSDLPSGVYLYRLQAGDFTGTRRMVLLK; translated from the coding sequence ATGAAAAAGCTTAGCTACGGTGCGGCGCTCGTGGTTGCCGCATGGCTGTTGGCAGGAGCTCTTTACGCGCAATCGACGATTCTCCTCAACGAGGTGTACTCTCGTGGCACCAACGAGAATCCCGATTGGATTGAGCTCTACAATGCCGGCACGCAGCCGGTCGATATCGCCGGTTTCAAGATCTTCGACAACGGAGGCAAGGCGGGCACCAAGCCGAAGAAGGAGTTTCCGGCCGGCACCGTGCTCCAACCCCTAGGCGTGTACGTGGTGGTCACTGAGGACGGCACGGCGAGCGCTTTCGGTCTTTCCAGCAGTGGCGAGACCGTATGGCTGGAGGACGCGACCGGTGCGGTGATCGACACGGTGGCCTTCCCTGCGCTGGCCACCGCGGAATCGTACGGCAGGTACCCGGACGGTGGCGGGTGGCGAATACTGAAGCGCGTCACGCGCGGCTCGCTCAACGGCGTCCTGCGGATGAACGAGATTTACTCCCGCGGAACCACCTCTGACCCGGACTGGATCGAAGTCTACAACGCGTCTCTGGACACCGTGGACATCTCCGGCTACAAGATTTACGACAACGCTGGCCAGGCAGGAACCAAGCCGAAGAAACTCTTCCCTGGAGGCACGGTGCTTCCGCCGAATGGGTTCGTTGTCATCGTCACCGACAACACTGGCGACGCCGCCGACTTTGGCTTGTCAAGCAACGGTGAGTGGGTATGGCTTGAGGACACTGCCGGCGTGGTGATAGACTCGGTGGCCTTTCCCGCGATGGACGTCGCCCAATCGTACAGCCGTGTCCCTGATGGCGGGCCCTGGCAGCTGGTGTCGGTCATCACGCGGGGCAGTAGCAACGGCTCGCCGGTGCGCGTCGCTGAACAGCCGGCCGTACTGGGTACCTATCATCTGAGCCAGAACTACCCCAATCCTTTCAACCCGACCACCTACGTGGAGCTCTACTTGCCCCACAACACGCACGTCAGCATGGTCATCCTCAATGTGATCGGGCAGAAGGTCAAAGAGGTTGTCGACGCACCTTTGGCCGCCGGGAGTCACCGGATCGTGGTAGATGGGAGTGATCTCCCTTCTGGCGTGTACCTGTACAGGCTGCAGGCCGGGGACTTTACGGGGACGCGTCGCATGGTGCTTCTCAAGTAG
- a CDS encoding SdiA-regulated domain-containing protein translates to MSFLQSAGALAKRLAVQVLLAGVVLGGCTRKAPIGLPQAELPTLQPVATYFITPAIAEASGICYRKVSNSLLVVSDDRPEVFEIDLTGRVIRSIPTTCVDLEGVAVAADGDTVYVVQECPQLLTAVRWDGTELFSLSVRVATAENHALEGVTLDKSGNLYVVNEKDPRMLLQYRGPAEMARVEITAFADLSDVCYDEAEDCLWIISDESLKIGKFSRDGVLLGEWFIPFSKGEGIAVVGRTLYVVQDGESKLYVFDKP, encoded by the coding sequence TTGAGCTTTCTACAGTCAGCCGGTGCGTTGGCAAAGAGGCTTGCAGTCCAGGTGCTCCTCGCGGGCGTGGTGCTCGGTGGGTGCACGCGCAAAGCACCCATTGGGCTCCCGCAGGCTGAGCTGCCGACGTTGCAACCGGTGGCGACCTACTTCATCACTCCGGCGATTGCGGAGGCCTCCGGCATCTGTTACCGCAAGGTGAGTAATTCGCTGCTAGTGGTATCCGATGACCGGCCGGAGGTCTTTGAAATAGACCTCACGGGCAGGGTCATCAGAAGCATACCGACCACCTGCGTGGACCTCGAGGGAGTGGCAGTCGCCGCCGATGGCGATACGGTCTATGTTGTTCAGGAGTGCCCCCAGCTCCTTACCGCCGTGCGCTGGGACGGAACGGAACTGTTTTCCTTGTCCGTACGCGTGGCCACTGCGGAGAATCACGCTCTGGAAGGGGTGACTCTGGACAAGTCAGGCAACCTGTACGTGGTGAACGAAAAGGACCCGCGTATGCTGCTCCAGTATCGCGGGCCGGCCGAAATGGCACGCGTCGAAATCACGGCATTTGCCGACCTTTCGGATGTCTGTTACGACGAGGCAGAAGACTGCCTATGGATCATCAGCGACGAGTCGCTCAAAATCGGCAAGTTCAGCCGGGACGGCGTGCTGCTGGGGGAGTGGTTCATACCGTTTTCCAAAGGGGAGGGGATCGCTGTTGTTGGGCGCACCCTGTACGTGGTGCAGGACGGCGAGTCAAAGCTTTATGTCTTTGACAAGCCGTAA
- a CDS encoding lamin tail domain-containing protein, which translates to MLRKMKAISVGIVAGLLILACSREAPPIQGPEPPPPEATYVVMNEIYSRGTADAPDWIELFNPFDSAVNISGYRIYDSGGKGGAKPKKTIPQGVTVPAGGFYVVVTDNTGDPSDFGLSSAGEEVWLEDSTGTVVDHVAFPAMDVTQSYSRIPDGGPNWQLATITRGGPNQP; encoded by the coding sequence ATGCTGAGAAAGATGAAAGCGATCAGTGTGGGGATCGTGGCCGGCCTGCTCATTCTGGCCTGCTCGCGCGAGGCCCCGCCCATTCAAGGCCCCGAGCCTCCCCCGCCAGAGGCCACCTATGTGGTGATGAACGAAATCTACTCCCGTGGCACCGCCGATGCCCCAGATTGGATTGAGCTTTTCAATCCCTTCGACTCGGCGGTGAATATCAGCGGGTACCGCATCTACGACAGCGGGGGAAAGGGCGGCGCCAAGCCCAAGAAGACCATTCCCCAAGGTGTCACCGTTCCGGCTGGTGGTTTCTATGTGGTCGTGACCGACAACACAGGCGATCCTTCGGACTTTGGCCTGTCCAGCGCCGGTGAGGAAGTGTGGCTGGAGGACAGCACCGGCACCGTTGTCGACCACGTCGCCTTCCCAGCCATGGACGTCACACAGTCGTACTCGCGGATACCCGATGGCGGTCCTAACTGGCAGCTTGCCACGATTACCCGCGGCGGGCCAAACCAGCCGTGA
- a CDS encoding porin encodes MKQRFAVVVLLLLGTALVFGQASRIPGGDYSVPLGAEARNGRMVFQTADGSFRWWFDARLQMDAAFYFNSKNPMSDGTVFRRLTFAMKTVLWKDWETELDVDFAEAVLDLRDMWLKYRVPGTHLSLQVGNFKEPFGLERLTSSLLLTFLERSSVSNAFPLGRRMGAAARYWTKYGQLTGAIMGHEAGTRIDKGTRDEGYSTNVRLTLAPINQHGKNLHIGGAFAYKIPDAVADLPENTIEIKARHETYVSDPKLLHTGDLRDVNYYLRSGVELLGIYGPLFLQSEAMWTSVERWYNKPRVDMKGGYAFLTWMVTGETRDYYIDEGEPGPVEMPKHSWGALELAARASFLDLNDLGAGIHGGYSKQLMLGVNYYPNRNIKLQFNYSAVDLDQYATRKGNMLGDDDHWFIQFRVQAAF; translated from the coding sequence ATGAAACAGCGATTCGCCGTTGTCGTGTTGCTGCTGCTGGGTACCGCGCTCGTCTTCGGCCAGGCCTCCAGGATTCCGGGAGGCGACTACTCGGTACCCCTGGGCGCAGAGGCCAGGAATGGCAGGATGGTGTTCCAGACCGCGGACGGTTCCTTCCGCTGGTGGTTCGACGCACGGCTGCAAATGGACGCGGCCTTTTACTTCAACAGCAAGAACCCCATGAGCGATGGCACCGTTTTCCGCAGGCTCACCTTCGCCATGAAGACGGTGCTCTGGAAGGACTGGGAGACTGAGTTAGACGTCGACTTTGCCGAGGCGGTCCTCGACCTGCGCGACATGTGGCTCAAGTACCGCGTGCCAGGCACTCATCTCTCTCTCCAGGTGGGGAATTTCAAGGAGCCTTTTGGGCTTGAGAGGCTCACCAGTTCGCTGCTGCTGACCTTTTTGGAGCGTTCCTCGGTCTCCAATGCCTTTCCCCTTGGCAGGAGAATGGGAGCCGCAGCACGGTACTGGACCAAGTACGGGCAGTTGACCGGTGCGATCATGGGACACGAGGCCGGCACGCGCATCGATAAAGGGACGCGCGACGAGGGCTACTCCACCAACGTGCGCCTCACTTTGGCTCCCATCAATCAGCACGGAAAGAATCTGCACATCGGAGGCGCCTTCGCCTACAAGATCCCAGATGCGGTGGCTGACCTGCCGGAGAACACCATCGAGATCAAGGCGCGGCACGAGACCTACGTGTCCGACCCCAAACTTCTGCACACCGGTGACCTTCGCGACGTGAACTACTACCTGCGCTCCGGCGTGGAACTGCTTGGCATCTACGGGCCGCTTTTCCTGCAGTCTGAGGCGATGTGGACCTCGGTGGAGCGCTGGTACAACAAGCCGCGCGTGGACATGAAAGGCGGCTACGCCTTCCTCACCTGGATGGTCACCGGCGAGACGCGCGACTACTACATCGACGAAGGTGAACCCGGCCCGGTGGAGATGCCGAAGCACTCGTGGGGAGCGTTGGAACTGGCGGCCCGCGCCAGCTTCCTTGACCTGAACGACCTGGGAGCAGGCATCCACGGCGGCTATTCCAAGCAGTTGATGCTGGGCGTCAACTACTACCCAAACAGAAACATTAAGCTGCAGTTCAACTACTCCGCGGTCGACTTGGACCAGTACGCCACGCGCAAAGGCAATATGCTGGGCGACGACGACCACTGGTTCATTCAGTTCCGCGTTCAGGCCGCGTTCTAA
- a CDS encoding inorganic phosphate transporter produces MFWFYLLSGLFLGWSLGANDAANVFGTAVGARMVRFKTAAVISSAFVLLGAVLSGAGTTETLVALGAVSAPAASFTLALVAGLTVFWMTKATLPVSTTQAIVGAILGWNMFTHSRTDPAVLTKIVATWVLSPVLAGAFAVVLYLLFKRVLNRAHIHLLRLDAYTRAGLIIVGAFGAYSLGANNIANVVGVFVRASPFTDIGIAGSLHISGAQQLFLLGSLAISFGICSYSFRMMTAVGNEIVKLTPILAMIAVLAHSLVLLVFASKGLKTLLTSVGLPSLPLVPVSSSQAIVGAICGLGLLKSSRTVNYRYLGKIVVGWVLTPVVAALLSFVALFFVQNVFQQPVVR; encoded by the coding sequence ATGTTCTGGTTCTACCTGCTAAGTGGGCTCTTCTTGGGTTGGTCGCTTGGGGCCAACGATGCTGCCAATGTCTTCGGGACGGCAGTGGGCGCAAGGATGGTGCGTTTCAAGACGGCCGCTGTTATCTCCAGCGCCTTCGTCCTGCTCGGGGCGGTACTTAGTGGGGCAGGCACCACGGAGACGTTGGTGGCGCTCGGGGCCGTCAGCGCACCGGCTGCTTCTTTCACCTTGGCCCTGGTCGCCGGCCTAACCGTTTTCTGGATGACCAAGGCGACCTTGCCCGTGTCCACGACGCAGGCCATCGTCGGGGCCATCTTAGGGTGGAACATGTTCACCCATTCGCGCACCGATCCTGCGGTGCTCACCAAGATCGTCGCCACCTGGGTGTTATCGCCCGTTTTGGCGGGTGCATTCGCCGTGGTGCTGTACTTGCTTTTCAAGAGGGTGCTCAACAGGGCCCATATTCATCTGTTGCGCCTTGATGCCTACACAAGAGCGGGGCTCATCATAGTGGGGGCCTTTGGCGCGTACAGTTTAGGGGCGAACAACATTGCCAATGTCGTGGGGGTCTTTGTCCGTGCTTCCCCGTTCACCGACATCGGCATTGCGGGGTCTTTACACATCAGTGGCGCACAGCAGCTCTTTCTGCTGGGGAGCCTGGCGATTTCGTTCGGCATCTGCAGCTACTCGTTTCGCATGATGACGGCGGTGGGCAACGAGATCGTGAAGCTGACGCCCATTCTGGCCATGATCGCGGTGCTTGCGCATTCGCTGGTGCTTTTGGTCTTTGCTTCAAAGGGGCTGAAGACGCTCTTGACCAGTGTGGGGCTGCCGTCACTGCCACTGGTCCCGGTATCCAGCTCCCAAGCGATTGTCGGGGCTATCTGCGGGTTGGGGCTGCTCAAGAGCAGTCGTACGGTCAACTATCGGTACCTGGGCAAGATCGTGGTCGGCTGGGTGCTCACGCCGGTGGTTGCGGCCCTGTTGAGTTTCGTTGCCCTGTTTTTCGTGCAGAATGTCTTCCAGCAACCGGTGGTGCGGTAG
- a CDS encoding DUF47 family protein: protein MGIFFRRSKRLEVQIDEYLDLIVKGGLVFREGVKFYLKGRLPDFESHLEQLSDMEDLGDRLRREIETSLYSHTLIPESRGDVLGLLENADKVLNRMAETLLQFSVESPDICEEFSPFFVDLADFSISAVEGMVKAIRAYFTDLTSVRDNINQVQFYRKETNKMAEKLKREVFAHQLRLSHKIHLRYFAYHVELIAEEAEDVCDRLSIATIKRYV, encoded by the coding sequence ATGGGCATATTCTTTCGGCGCAGCAAAAGGCTCGAGGTGCAGATTGATGAGTACCTGGACCTCATCGTCAAAGGCGGATTGGTCTTCAGGGAGGGGGTAAAGTTCTACCTGAAAGGGCGATTGCCAGATTTCGAGTCGCACCTGGAGCAGTTGTCCGACATGGAAGACCTTGGGGACAGGCTGCGACGAGAGATCGAGACGAGTCTCTACTCGCACACCTTGATCCCCGAGTCCAGAGGCGACGTCCTTGGCTTGCTGGAAAACGCCGACAAGGTGCTCAACAGGATGGCCGAGACGTTGCTCCAGTTCTCCGTGGAAAGCCCGGATATCTGCGAGGAGTTCTCCCCCTTTTTTGTGGATCTTGCCGACTTTTCCATCTCGGCAGTTGAGGGGATGGTCAAGGCGATTCGCGCCTACTTCACTGACTTGACCTCGGTGCGGGACAACATAAACCAGGTGCAGTTCTACCGCAAAGAGACAAACAAGATGGCGGAGAAGTTGAAGCGGGAAGTCTTTGCGCACCAGTTGCGCCTCAGTCACAAGATTCACCTGCGATATTTCGCTTACCATGTGGAGCTGATCGCTGAGGAAGCGGAGGACGTCTGCGACAGGTTGTCCATCGCGACGATCAAGCGGTACGTATGA